CCAGGCCTGGCAGCTCCTCTGCGAGCCTCCCCTCCGCTGTGTTTTTCTCTGCCTTGAGTCATCGAGGTATTTCCTAGAAGCAGCACCAGGATTTTTCAGAGGCAGTACTCAGACCTTCCTTGGCTGGCCTTGGCCCTTCCTCGGGGAGGACCTGGGGAAGGGGGGCCCAGCCAGGAGACACCTCTGCTGGGGTCCCCCATGCCCTGACAGGTCAGTCTCAAGGCACCTGGTGGAGTCCTCTCCTCCAGGCAGGGAGCGTGGACCCCCCtcgtgtccccccctccccgggctcAGGGCCGGGCCAAGTGCCCTGTTTGCTGTTGGGAGGCGCTTTGGGTCAGCGTCCGCAGTGTTCGTGCTCCTGCTGAGATAGGAGCTGCCTTCCCCAGCGCATTAAGGCCGTGGACCTGCCCTGCAGAGTGCACGAGTGGGCTTAGTTCTGAGGTTGCTCTGGTCCCTGCCCTTTGTTTTGGAGGGGGGGCTTGTCCTTAAaccccccctgcccagctggcatctgccgcccgcccgcccgcccagAGTCAGCCCTGCAGCCGGGGCCGCTCGGGGCTGCATTTTACTGCATTCAAGGAAACCTCCTTACCTCAAAGTTAGCACCAAAGATGGggaccccccgccccggggccccGCTGCTGCCCTGAGACGTTTGtgcttttcctgcagctttgCTCGCGGCAGCCACGCTCGCCTCTTGCCCCGGGGATCGCTGCTCTCCTGGGGTGCCACGACAGCCTGTTCCTTGTCCTGAACGGAGCAAggctctcccccagcccctcctctATTTAAAATACGTCCCAGTCCACACCACTCGTGGAGAGGCCCTAGCTTTGCCCGTGTCCTGGTTCGTTTGCCCGGTGCTCGCTGAATTCTCAGCGAGGAGAGAAAAGGATGCCGGGAAAACCCATTTCAGAGAGGCTTAAACTCAGGAATAGCGAGGAGGAGTTCTCCCGCAAGGCACCCTCTGCCAGCCACTGCTCTGCTGTCACCCGGAGCTGTACCTGGTGGCTTTGaccttgattttaaaatatatgcaattCTCCCTCCCTGATCTCTGGAGAGACAGAGAGCACCTTCGAGGAAGCCCTTCCCTGCCCCGATCCTGTGTTTTTGTCAGGGTTAATAATATGTAACAGTATCTTTTAACTAAATTATTATGCAGTTGTCCTACTgattgtatgtatttttaaatgagtcccttttttcttcccttacaCCTTTTTGTTAGCACTTTTTAATCCGCTTGttgtttgcctttgtttttctatGTGTATTTATAATTAATTAAGATGTATATatgtaaagagatttttttagaaTATGTGCCTTTGACTAATAATTCCTGAATTTTCTACTTGCCTCAGAAGgataatttttcattctgctcagtaaaaatggaaaggaagccACGTACGCGATTTCTGTAAGTCCTAGCTTTGTCTGTCCATCTGTCCAGAGGTGTAGACCGGCCCCAGGATCCCCTTTGGGACTCTGATCAGGATAGGGAACCCAAGGGCCAGGGTTTATCTCCTTTGTCACcggctcggtggctgtcctGAGCCACCCCCTTCTCCCTGGATGAgccaggcaggggctgtgcGGAGGAGGATCCTCCCTGGAGCCAGCCTGGATGCTGGCCTTCAGCGAGGCTGCTCCTTCCCCGCTTCGCTGGGGAAAACACAGATAAAGGAGCCGCTGTTCAGGCATGTTCTGCCAGCACCAGACGTCACTGCTTTGTCACTTGTGGCTGCCGCGGCGCAGGGACATCTCGCCCAGGCACTGCTGGCCCCGCGGGAGGTGGGATGGCGGTTGGGGGCTGCGGATGTTAAGGGGACACCCAGACGCTGGGGAAAAAGAGGTGAAGCGGTGCTCCTGCACAGCAAATCACCTGAAAAACACGAGCTCTCCCTGCCCACGGGAGATGCTGGCCCTCTGTGGGTTTGGCCAGACAAGGCTGTGCTTCTGCAAGTACCAACAAGCTGCAGCCGCGTCTTCCCAAGGATGGATGTGCCCATGGTCCTGCTAAGTGAAGTATTTCACCGTGTCCCAGCAcgacttggttttgttttgcagtaatGGTTTACGCCACCACTGGAACAGGCCCCTTTGCTGCCCTGCCAGGGCCAGGGGCGGGTATCAGGGTCAAGGGTGCTGCCGAACGCCTGGGCTTGGCCTGTAATCTGTCAGCCTTCAGCTGCGTTTGGAGAAAAACAACCTCATTGCCTCAGTGGGGCAGGCGCCTGTTGGTTTTAGGAGCCCAGGAGGGGACACACACCCCTTCCCCCTGCTCCGGCTGTTCCTGCGTGACCCCTCGCTGTGCGGCCGGCCCAGGATTTGTGCAATTCCCCCCTCAGCACTAATGAGGATTATCCTGCCAGGCTCAGGAGTTGCATAAAGCTCTTGGCTCCCCTGTAAAGCTCTGGGTTCTCACCAGAGCAGCGCAGCCAATCTGGCGCCCTCCACCCCGCCATTCCACACACCCAGACACAACTGGTCATTTCTAACGTGTTTATTGCAAGGGGACACCAGATCCTGCTTTACGTCCATAGGAAAGGGCTGCCCAGCAGCGGCCGCCAGCCCCGTGAAGCCTTCCTCCAGCAGGTGCACGCCAGATCTTCAGGTCTGCCTCACCAGCAAGCTGGCTTGAAGACAGACCATCATGGGGCTGGATAAGAAGACTCCACCGGCAGCAAGAGGGGCCGGTGCTGGGGTGAAGGGACAGCACAGGGGTGAGATGAGCAGATCTACAGGTAGGCAGGCAGGTCCTTCTCAATCACCTGTGAGAAAGAAGGGAGCACTGTGCTATGCGACCATCGTTGCCCTGAAAACATGCCCGAAgcaccctccctcccaccccagagGGACAGACTACTCATAACCACCCTGTGCTGGGCACCCCCTCTCCCTGGTGCCACAGTCACCCCCCAGCGCACAGGGctgcctttccttccccagcagaagggggaagggaacaGAGACGTGGCAGCAGAACCTGCCCCAGAGCAGCACTCGGCCCCGGTACTGCTATGTTCACTTACGTAGGGATCCTCCATCGGACTGTACCTCTTCACCACTTGCCCCTCCCGGTTAATAAGGAACTGTGGAAGTGAAGCAGCACCCGGGTGAGCAAGTCCAGCTGCAATAGGGGCTCTGCAGCCCcgtgacagcagcagagcagcttgcGGTGGGGTTGGCCTGCAGCAGATCCGACCTGCAGAGCCGTAGCCCCTGGCAGAGCCGTAGCCCCTCAGCTGGTTACTGCTCTCCAGGACAGGGCTCAAGGTATCTGGGCTCCAGGCACAGGGACAGTGCAGGAGCCCCCTGGAACCCTCCCACCCCGACACCCAGGCTAACCACACAGGGTGAGGCCTGTGCGTGAGGATCCCCCCTCCCTGCAACACCTCCAgggctccccacagccccccagagAGTGAGGGTACAATCCAGGCAAAtctgggaggaggcagctgcaTCCTACCTTAGTGAAGTTCCATTTTATTGCGctaggagagagaaaaaaaaacaggagtGAGATTTTGGCTGAAAAACCCCTTCCTCttgctgcagccaggccagctGCTCAGATGGAGAAaggccccttccctccctgctggggGGGCTTTCTGcagccccccccttcccacaCTCACTTGCCCAGGGTGCCTCTTCCCTTGGGCTGGTCCTTCATCCACTTCCAGAGCGGGTGGGCATCGTCCCCGTTGACGTCGATCTTACTGTACATATCAAACTTCACACCATAGTTTTCGGCAAATGCCTTAATCTGAGCGTTGTCCCCGGGCTCCTGCGGCAGCGAAAGGGGCTCTGTGAGCGTCCAGGGACGTGCAGGGAGCCCACCCAGCCGGGGGCTGTCCTTGTGCTCCCCGGGGGTCCTCGCCTTGCTCCCCCACCTACCTGTTTTCCAAACTGGTTGCAGGGAAAGCCCAGGATGCGTAAACCCCTCTCAGCGTATCGGGCGTGCAAGTCAACAAGCTGAGTGTAGTTTACAGcggtttttcctcattttgagGCCACGTTGGTGATGATGCAGACGTAGCCCCTGGAAAGGGAGCCGAATCAGCAGCCGTTCCCTgggcgggagcggggcgagGTGGAAGGTGCCCGTAAACAAGCTGCTCTCCCGGGTTACGCAATGGATTGTCCCACTGCGGCTTAGTCACGGCCGGGCGCAGTCCCGAGGCCCTCCGGGCAGcgttcctccccctccccagggccgAGCGGCGCCCGGCCCTTCCCTCCTACCGGTACTTCTCCAGGGACACGTCGTTGCCGTCGATATCTCGGGCGTGGAAGTCATAGATGGCCTTGGCCGAGCGCCAGTCCTCCGCCTGGGCACACTGCGGGGGCGCCGGGGGACGCCGTCAGCGCCGGCCGCCACCCCCCGAGTCACCCTCTGGCCGGGGGAGCCCCGCACCGACCGGCCCCGCACCGGTACCTCGGGGCCTCCGACCCTCCCCACACACCGGGGCCGGCGGCTTCGCGCCCTTCGCATCCCCGAGCGACCCGCGGGGGGGGCTCGTCCGCTCCCCACCGGGCCTCAGCCCCCGTCGCCCACCCTGAGCGCCCCATGGCCGCAGCGGCAGCCCGGCAGAgccccggcccgcagccccgccaccgccccggcCTCGTCCCAGTAGACCGCGGGCGGTGCGGACCCGCCGGCCGCTCTCACCATGCTCCGCACCGggccccgcgctgctgccgccgccccgcACAGCAGCGCCCGACCCCATCCCATGGCGCCCTGGCCCCTCAGCCAATCGGCGGCTAGGACGCCCGGAGGCACCGCTCCTTTCGGCCGCGCAGCCAGTCAGCGCGCACATAGGCGTGTCCGACGGATGATGGACGGGAAGCTGACCAATGGAAGGGCAAGATAGGCGGGGTGGCCGCAGGGATGTTTCTCGGCGGGGCGGGCGAGAccatggaggggaggggggggggacggaccaTGGTGCGGGGGGTGTCGGGGCACTGCAGAACGGGCCCCGCCGCGTGGGCCGCGACCTGTCCCGGGCTGGGCGGCAGACAACCGGGGAACGGCTCCAGCTGCCGGAGAGGGACCCCCACCCTCCCCGGAGCGAGGCGGCCGGCGTCGGACTACATCTCCCAGGAGTCCCCGCGGCCGAGGCCCCCGCGGCCGCCTCGGCGCCGCCTGTCGGCATTAGCGCAGGCATTAGCGTGAGCGGCTCGCGGGGCCTCGGGCGGCGGGCGCCATGGACGACGAGGAGGAGACGTACCGGCTGTGGAAGATCCGTAAGACCATCATGCAGGtgcgggcggtggcggggcccgggcccgggcccgggcccggcgggGGATGGGGCCCGGCGCCCGGCGGGGCTGTGCGGCGGCCCGGTGGGTGCCGCGGCGGTCGGCCTGTCTGCGGGCCCCCGCcagagcggggccgggggggggcgcGGGTCGCCTGGCCTGACCCGAGGGCGCTCTCGGCAGCTCTGCCACGACCGGGGCTACCTGGTGACCCAGGACGAGCTGGACCAGACGCTGGAGGAGTTCAAGGCGCAGTTCGGTGACAAGCCTAGCGAGGGCCGGCCCCGACGCACCGACCTGACGGTGCTGGTGGCTCACAACGACGACCCCACCGACCAGATGTTCGTCTTCTTCCCGGGTGAGCGGGGCCTGCTccggcgccgggccgggcctgcTCCTGGCGTGGGCGGGAGAGACGGCTCTACCGAGGGGGGGTAACGGGGGGGGCAGCGGCTCTGTAACCCCCGCTGACGCCTTTCCCAGAGGAGCCCAAGGTCGGGATAAAGACGATCAAGATGTACTGCCAGAGGATGCAGGAGGAGAACATCACCCGGGCGCTGATCGTGGTGCAGCAAGGCATGACCCCATCGGCCAAGCAGGTACGAAGAACcgcagaggaaggcaggagagccGGGGTGCTGTGGGCCACCAGTGCTTTGCTTGTCTGTTTTTTAGTGCTATGTTAGGTAGATAAAAGCCTGGAGTTTCTTTCTGGACAAAATCTTTCACTAAAGCCTGTTGTGCCTTAACACGTATGAGTGTGTTTAATTGGAACAACTGGTTCTGGTTccagaagagcagctgagggGCCCCCAAGTAGTCAGGGGTTGGTGAGAGAAAAGGGGATGCTTGCCTGCACGCTCTTTGCCTGCGTAGCTGTCTCCGTGTGAGCACGAGGGCAGTGACCCCACACTGGCAGTGACTGGTGTTCCTCGAGGAGCGGATgggagtgcaggcagggctgtccCGGAGCGGTGTGGCCATCTAACGGACCTTTCCCTTTCAGTCCCTGGTAGACATGGCTCCCAAATACATCCTGGAGCAGTTCCTGCAGCAAGAGCTTCTGATCAACATCACAGAACACGAGGTGAGCAGTGTCAGGCAGTGCAGCGAAGGTGGGATGATCAGTTCTCGGTGCTGAGCTGCGGCTCGAGCTGTTCCCGGAGACCTTCTCTGGGCTGGACGGTCGGGCTGAGTGAGCGGTTGTAGGTTTCTTCCTTACAAACGAGTTGCACCTCCCACCGCTGTGAGGAGCCGGTTGCTTTCTCTGGTTTTCTAAACGTACAGTCTCTCCCCTGTTGTTTACAGTTGGTCCCGGAGCACGTGGTCATGACAAAGGAAGAAGTAACCGAGCTACTGGCCCGATAGTATCCTTTGTTTGTTCCCTTCCCCCCTGCCTGGGTGTGAGGCACGCTTGCTTTGGGCTGAAAATGAGTGCACCCACGAGCCCTGCTGTCAAAGGGGCGCCTGGGCCAGCGGCGCGTTCTGCGGGGGGACCCTTTCCTTGACTCCCTGCACAGTAAGCTGAGAGAGAACCAGCTCCCGAGGATACAGGCCGGGGATCCCGTGGCACGGTACTTCGGAATAAAGCGTGGTCAGGTAAGAGAGGAGTGGACTCGGGGAACAATTCCGTGTGGGCAGGGCAAGGAAGAGAGATCCATCGGCATTTCAGAACACTTGGAGACAGGAAAGGTCTCTCTTTCAAACGTAATAGCTGTTGTGGGTTACGCACCGCTGTGTGTGAGCTGAGCGGACTTCTAGCGAGGAGAGAGCCGCCTCGGCTGCCTGCTGAACCAGCCGGTAACAGGCAGCAGATGTGACGCCAGCCCCATGCTCTGCGATCTCCCCATCCCCTCGTGCCGGCGGGTGACGTTTCCACGCCACACCGGCTGAAGTGGGAACTTGGCACCGGCACCTGCGGCGGCTGAGTGCCGCTGTGTGCAGCCACACTGTCTGGGCCCGCGCCTGCGCTGGGCAGGGAAGCTCTGCAGGGGAAACCGGCGTCAGCTTCTCTCCCTCATGAGTTCCTTCTGTCGGCCCTCTAGGTAGTGAAGATCATAAGACCGAGTGAGACTGCGGGCCGCTACATCACCTACAGACTGGTGCAGTAACGTGGAGCTGCCGGGTAAGGTGGAGTACAAAACCCTCCAGCTTTGGGCAGTGCCCTAAAATTACGCTGAGGCTTTCCGGGATTGACTTGAGCTGCCCCCAGGAAAAGATTATCTCAAAACTTTAAATCGTTTGTGGAGGGAACTGTTAGTGAGAGGACAGACTAGAGCAAGGCTTAATCAGTCTCTTGCATTGGTGCCCGCGTTTGGGATGTGCCTGTCAGTGTTGTGGGCATCAGCGGGGCTTGGCCTCGAGAGCGGGCTGCCGAGGGGGCGCAAGGTGGGTCACGTCCCCAGTTCCTTTCTTCCAGGTGTGGAAGAGTTGTGTGACACCTCCCGGTCTTCCCACCCACCAGTGATTTACAGGCACTGAGGCGTCTGCCTTTCAGAGCTGGCCAAGAAAAGTCCCTGCTGTTGTGTTACGTGGCCCAATTCCGTGTTTTCCGGCATGGACTTTGCTGTAACCCCTGACCCTTCGTTAAGGACTCAAGCCATGGAAGTAACATGAAACAACTGAAGCATGCAGGGAAGAAGCGAGTGGAAAAAGGCTTTTGCTTGCTTCTTATTTTATAggatcttatttttaataaagctttGTATTCTCGCTGTTCCTCACGGCCATTGTATTTCTCAGCCTCTCTCTGCACCAAAGCCGCCTGCGGCTTCGCAAGTTCCCGTGTTTCTCGTTCCGTTTGGAATGTCCATGCTGTATCATGGCTGAGCTGAGAGCTCACCCCGCAGAACTCCGATCCAGCTGTTTCATGCGGTTTTGACGCTGCAGCTCAGACTTCCCTTGCCGCTTACCTTGTCCTATCCTCTGGCCCTTGTTTTCAGAGCCCGCTGTTCAGACATTGCAATGGAGAGTCGCTTATCGCCCCCCAGTCGCTTTCATTTTAATCTGTTCCAGGTCTCTTGAGGGTTTTAAACTTCAGTTTACTTGCTAGAAATACTTGGAGTGCTCAGCCTCCTGCAGTCATGGGTGCACGAGTCTGGAAGACTGATCTCCAGGACAAATGGGTTGGAACACACTgacttttattcttcttttttttgaagCATGTCAATCTGAACACAGCAAAACACGTAACGCAGCTTCGTACAGCAGTACAGGCATGTCGTAACAAACACGCTTGGCTTTTTCCACACTGAATTAATATACAACTAGAAGGGTGCCTGTTACCGTGTGAAGCTCAAGCGTAGCTTTTGTCCCTTCCCTCACTCGCACTCACCCTCACCCACCCTCGCACACACACGTGGTACCGCCCgtggcagcaggagagggcagTCGGCCTCGTTCCTCTCGCTACCGTGGAAATGACCCACTGGAAAAATCCAACCGACTGAAGAGCTGTGGAGCTGAACATCCCACGGGTATATCTAGCTCTTCTTTGGCTCAGTTATAAACCGTTTGCTGTAAATTAACTTTGGGTTTGTGTACCTTTAACCTTCTATGCCGAGACGCATTTCCGATTAGTCCTGGAGAGTGCTGGGAAGCGTAACGCCCAGGCTCTGCCCGGTGCCGGAGTCTGACCCTCTAAGGGGTCAAACTGGGTCCATCGCCCAACTCTACAGTAACGAGGTGCCTGTAACCCCCAAACAGCGCTCGGTGTGTCTTGAGCTTCGCTCGCTTGGCTTCTGTGGCCAGcgagctgcctctgccttcccccTCGCTGTCCCGCCGGGGCAGGCGCTCCCCAGACCTGGAGCGGTGAGGCCCGCCACGTGAGCAGACAGAACGAGAGGGTCTGGCGTCGGCATTGCACCGAGGAAGGGTCTGGCTAATCCTAGGAAACTGCTGCGGAGTTGCATGGTTTCCTAGGAGCCGTTGGCTGCGAGTTGCTTGTGCGTGAGGTGCCTGTGTGCATCTGTCACTGGCTGGCAGCTCTTGGTCTTTGCTCGCTGTGTGCCCTCCCGGGTCGAGGGTCCCGTGGCACGCTCAGCGGTGACAGCAGGAACGCAGCCCAGGCACAAGCAGGGCAACAGAAGGAAACAGCTTTCAGCTCTTTCTAAGCTTAAAATCTACTTGTTTCTCTATGCTTCAGTGCAGAAAAGTCTCATagccttaaaaaaatacttcGACTCATTTCGAGTTCCTTTGCCAGCAGAGGTAGTAGATTCATATTGAAGGGTTATctctttaccaaaaaaaaaaattttttttgaaaaaaccAACCTCTTACACTGGCAGGGGCTGTGACTCGACTTGGGCTGTGGTGgtcccgaggaggaggaggaggcatcTCCCCTTGGTGACCTGCTCTCTGCCCAGCCCCATCTCGGGGCCGGCTGGAAGAGCAGAGGTGTAGTCCTGCATTTGCAGCTTAGATTTTTGGAGACCAAAGCTCTATCCAAAAAATGAGTAATCCCTGAGACATCAGGCAGTACTCAGGCCCCTGCAGCCAGGAAAACCTGTCCCCTGAGCTTGCCCACAGCTGTGGGTTGCTCCTGCCACGTAGAAAAATGCCCATAAATACAAGCAGCAATGCAAACCTCGTCAGCTGAGCCAGGAAAGGCACGTCGCTTGTGGAGTCCTGCGTTGCTTAGAGGTGCTGAGGCAGTAAATCCATTGCTGGACTCTGGGTGTCTGGTACAGTCAGTTATAAGTGATAAATGGACCTTGCAGGGACTGGCAAACGATGCAGCCGCAGCCCTGAAGCTGAGGCCGGCTCTCTGCAAGATGCTGCAGGTGGCTTCTACCCAGCTACGCCGAACCCAGCACCATGCTGTCCCTTCCCGGTGAGCCGTTCCCCAGGCCGGCAGAGCCAGCCTGCGCACATGGTGCTCGGCATTGTCTGTCCGTCCGTGCCCAGCTGCAGAGCCCTTCTCCTGCCTGGCGTGGGGAACCCTCCCTGCGTCACCTCCTGACAGCCGCAGCCAGCGAGGACAATCGGATCCTTAGACTCCTCTATCTTGATTTTTGCAGCAGAGACGTAGGATTAGGGAGCGTAGCAAAAATTAAGCCTGTGACCTGGCGTGGGCACGGCAAAGCCCTGGGTTCCTTCCCAGTCCTGAACAGCAAGCAAAGGGTCTGCCCTGCTTCAGCTCCTTTCCAAGAAACGTGCTTTGTGGCTGCCGGACCGGGCAGGGGCTCCCAGCAGTCGAGGCAGACTGACCTAATTTTTCCCCATTGGGAACCCAGGGGCTCGGGGGTTTTGTGTGAAAGCTCCAGCCACGAAACAGCGAGGACTTGCCTGCAGCTGACACACCAAACCCCCCTGAGCTGCCCGTGGCCCTGTGctgtccctccccacccctcaaCATTGCAGCTTTGTGAGTCACTACGCCCGGGTAGTTTCTGGGTTTTGTCCCTTCACCCCGTCCCAGCATCCGCGGTGGTTTTGTTCGGTGGCTTAGATAAACCGGGGCTGCTGCTCGCAGCCGTCTTGGCACCTGGCTGCCAGATGCCGGGCAGCAGCAAGCGTGGATACGTTGTTGGACTGATTCGTGTTGTAGTCCGTGTCGGCAGCAGAAAGGCGACTCTCGGGGTATTCTTCTGCATCGCTTTGCTCTTCTCCCAGGGGGCTGCGGCAGCGGGGAACGGCACCCTCCGTGTCCGACTGGCCCACGCTGCAGCTCCGGCTCCGCTGCCCGTCGCTCCCATCGTCGCAGAACTGAGCTTCGTCTGTGCTGGTCTCGCTCTCTTGTTTGGTTAGCTGGGTGCGCGGGCTCCCGTCTGCGGCGGCCGGCAGCTCCCCGTTGTCCTCCAGCTCGGAGTCGGAGTCAACAGAACGGTCGCCAGACTCTGCGGGACAGAGGGAGCCAAGCGCTACGCTCTCGCCCAGCACCACGGCACCAGCAGGAGCTTTGCTCAGCAAACTTGTGGTCttcaggagaggggaagggtTTTGTGTTACTGCCACTAGCGACGTACCTCGTGCCTCCCGGGAGAGCTGTGCCCACTGGGGAGGAACCGCCGGGTGCCTTTCACTTACCTGCGAACGAATCGGCGCCGTAATGCAAATTGCCCTTCTCCGAAGGCAGCTCCAGGTAGGGGACGCTGCCGGGAGGAGCTGTGGGCTGGGAGCCTGCGTTGGCCTGGAAGGAAGAGGCGCGGTGGTGAGGgcatggaggaggagaaaacttTCTCCTGCCCTGAGGCAGGGTTCCAGAAAATGGTCAGTGAAGAAATGCCATCTTTTTGTCCCTGTGGAAAAGTGCTTAGGCTCCATCCTCCCACCCCCTGCCTGTCTCACCGGTCTTTTGGGGCAGAAAATCACTTGCAAATGGGGTGGGGATGCACGTggggacgtgacagaggcgaGTTTCCTAAGAGAAGGGCAACAGCGTTGGCCGGCCCCGTACCATCATGTGgcacagcagggatggggaacGTCGCTGCCACAACCCGGGCGGCAGAGCACGAGGCTGGGGCACCAGTCAGGAGAGGGGTGGAGGGTgttggggctgcaggagggtcTGCCCCGGCTGATCTGCTCCAGGTTGCAAGCACAAGCAGGCTGTCTTGGTCGGCTCCGCATCCCCTAAGGGTGCTCCAGAGACTCCTACCAGGTCAGAGGAGCTGGCTGCCTCCTCCGTGCCGCCTGTGGCCAGCACCATGGTCTCCTTGTTCTCAAAGATGGTCGAATAGAAGATGATCAGCGCCTCGATGATGCGAGCTTGGTGGGGATAATCAACCAGTGAGGACAAGGAAATAGTGGCATCCGTGGGCCTTGGGCGCATCAGCGTTGGCCCAAAGACGATGCCCAGGTTGCTTGAGGTCATCTTGTTGTCTTGTTCCACTTCCACGatcctggggaggaggaggaggaacttGTGAGAGCAAgcaggctggcaggaggggagaagggatgggtggacaggcagggctggcaggagatgccaggctggcagcacaGGAGTCCCCTCTCATGGCACACAGGAGCTTCGTGAGCAGCAcagaaggagctgcagccccggatccacctccctgctcccaggatgGGCTGGGCTGTACCCACCACCATCCGGTGGGGATGCTGCACCTACCTTCCCACcccaggaaagaaagggaaggtgcCCCAGCACCCATGCTGGCTCTGGACCTGCCCTTCTCACCTTCTCAGGTGCTGCAGGAGGTACTGCAACGTGGCCATGTTCTCGCAGGGAAGCTCCTTCAGCAACTCCTTCAGCTTCAGCACCAGGTTCACCACCACCTTGTCCGTGTCGGCTCCTTTGTCCACCAGCTCAGGGCCCCCTTTCCCACTCTTGCCCTTGGCCTCGCCGCCCTGTAAGCTCTCCTTGGCCAGCCCCATCAGCTCGTTGTACATGCGGAAGGGCATAATGGGCTCCGGCAGCTGTGAGTGAgaacggggtggggggagatgggtgCTGGAAAGCCGTGCCTCCCGGTCCTGGGGGGGACGCTCACCCCCTCCCTGAGACCTAGACCtgtcctgtgctgctgagctgagGAAACCTGGGGCCTTTCTATAGCAAGGAAACATCCCCAATGCTTCCAAAGCATGCTACCCAGAAGGTAATGTTTATTTCTCCATCTCCTGACGCCTGTAAATCCAGCCTTGTTGGTCCTAGCCAATTAGTAGCTGTGAAGTtcaagcaaaaagcagcatttgacCAACCCGTGggtgctctctgctgctgggtTCCTCCGGGTCAAGGCTAAGGGATTCTCATCCCTGAGAAAAGCCCTGGCCCCGGGGTGGGCAGACAGGAGGTGGTTAGGAAGAGGCCGGGATGGATGTTCTGGGGTGCAGAAGGCAGGATGCAATCGGCATAGCCTGCAGCAAAGGTGGGGCTGTGGTTGGGTGGAAACTCTTGCTTTGAAGTTTGGGtgaagcaggcagaggagcatGTTAACTAATTGGTGGTTTTGCAGGGCTGGCGATGTTTTCAGAGCGGCTTAAACAGATGGTTTGGGGGACAGGCTGCCTCTCACAGCAGCAGGGGCTCCCTCCAGCTCTGGTACGGAGGGACACTAAACCCATTTCTCTGCAGTGAGGCATTGGATCGTGGCTCAGGACTGATTCTTCCTCTTTccactctgcttttcttctctggaggaacagcagaggcagctcagagcccttctctctctgcaggggACCTAGGGACAAGGTCCTTGAGCTGAGCCCGATTCCCGAGTTAACGCAGAGGAGCCCTTCTGCGGAGTTACACCAGCCCTCCAAGGAAGGCAGCACTAAAGAGTTAAGCAGCAAGGCTGCAGTGTGAAGAAGCTACTTCCTCTCCTTCTGCTTTGTGGTGGCTCGGTTGGAGGATGTGGGTGATGCCGTTTGCCCTGCCAGTTTTTTAATTTCCCTATTGGCATTTGCTGGGGGTGGAGAACTGCT
This window of the Grus americana isolate bGruAme1 chromosome 28, bGruAme1.mat, whole genome shotgun sequence genome carries:
- the GPX4 gene encoding phospholipid hydroperoxide glutathione peroxidase — its product is MGWGRALLCGAAAAARGPVRSMCAQAEDWRSAKAIYDFHARDIDGNDVSLEKYRGYVCIITNVASKUGKTAVNYTQLVDLHARYAERGLRILGFPCNQFGKQEPGDNAQIKAFAENYGVKFDMYSKIDVNGDDAHPLWKWMKDQPKGRGTLGNAIKWNFTKFLINREGQVVKRYSPMEDPYVIEKDLPAYL
- the POLR2E gene encoding DNA-directed RNA polymerases I, II, and III subunit RPABC1; protein product: MDDEEETYRLWKIRKTIMQLCHDRGYLVTQDELDQTLEEFKAQFGDKPSEGRPRRTDLTVLVAHNDDPTDQMFVFFPEEPKVGIKTIKMYCQRMQEENITRALIVVQQGMTPSAKQSLVDMAPKYILEQFLQQELLINITEHELVPEHVVMTKEEVTELLARYKLRENQLPRIQAGDPVARYFGIKRGQVVKIIRPSETAGRYITYRLVQ